One genomic segment of Solibacillus sp. FSL W7-1436 includes these proteins:
- a CDS encoding dATP/dGTP diphosphohydrolase domain-containing protein: MKILMVHDYSYTIPSGNSTLRQGEIYEAEFSGDYEYSVKVSDRDKPVLVHKKIARVLEEVNKPTVPGVSPDQPVVYNEKGGGQSKSPYRMDLVDPKSILEIASVLKEGAEKYGDDNWKLISTQDHLNHLLVHVYAHLAGDESDKHLAHAACRAIFALGVELEDK; the protein is encoded by the coding sequence ATGAAAATATTAATGGTACACGACTATAGCTATACAATACCTAGCGGAAATTCAACATTAAGACAGGGGGAAATATACGAAGCTGAATTTAGTGGCGACTATGAATACAGTGTTAAAGTTTCAGACAGAGATAAGCCTGTTTTAGTGCACAAAAAGATTGCAAGAGTTTTAGAGGAAGTTAATAAACCTACAGTACCAGGTGTCAGCCCAGACCAGCCAGTCGTCTACAACGAAAAAGGCGGCGGTCAATCGAAATCACCATACCGTATGGATTTAGTTGACCCGAAATCAATTTTGGAAATTGCGAGCGTGTTGAAAGAGGGTGCGGAAAAGTACGGGGATGATAACTGGAAACTGATTAGCACACAGGATCATTTAAACCACTTACTTGTTCACGTATACGCACATCTTGCCGGTGATGAATCGGACAAACATTTAGCACATGCAGCGTGTCGGGCAATATTCGCGCTGGGTGTAGAGTTGGAAGATAAATAA
- a CDS encoding ERCC4 domain-containing protein has product MYRFHYTDKEINEILKTMVIVADTREQKNEHILDYLKKKNVPVVSQKLDFGDYSALIPRNDELGITRNIYLNSVVERKANVDELCGNLQKTTQQAFENELIRSQQGNFVLMVEQLDFYTKLIHGDYRSQYDPKALLARLKSFEAKYNFNIVPVQKKEAGNWIYYRFYYEARNLLKQGAF; this is encoded by the coding sequence TTGTACCGATTTCACTATACCGACAAGGAAATTAACGAAATCTTAAAAACAATGGTGATTGTCGCAGATACGAGGGAGCAGAAGAATGAGCATATCCTTGATTACCTTAAGAAAAAGAATGTGCCGGTAGTTTCGCAAAAACTGGATTTCGGCGACTATTCAGCTCTAATTCCAAGAAATGACGAATTAGGCATTACTCGTAACATTTATTTGAACAGCGTTGTCGAGAGGAAAGCCAATGTGGACGAGCTTTGCGGTAATTTGCAAAAAACAACTCAACAAGCTTTCGAAAATGAGTTAATCAGATCACAGCAAGGTAATTTCGTATTAATGGTCGAGCAGCTAGATTTTTACACAAAGCTCATACATGGCGATTATCGGAGCCAGTATGACCCGAAAGCATTACTCGCTCGGCTGAAATCATTCGAAGCGAAATATAACTTTAACATTGTGCCGGTGCAAAAGAAGGAAGCCGGTAACTGGATATACTACCGCTTTTATTATGAAGCGAGAAATCTACTCAAACAGGGAGCGTTTTAG
- a CDS encoding single-stranded DNA-binding protein produces the protein MNIITVTGNSVKDIELKATPSGSFVGNGTIAVRRDFKNKQTGEYETDFINFVALGKTAEIMAQYVNKGDHFGITGRLQIRIWNKDDGTKQYFTEIVVNSFDFPQKKKEGASNNQYANNNAPAPMEVTESDLPF, from the coding sequence ATGAACATTATCACAGTAACAGGCAATTCAGTTAAGGACATCGAGTTAAAGGCTACACCGAGTGGTAGTTTTGTAGGAAACGGCACGATTGCAGTAAGACGTGATTTTAAAAACAAGCAAACTGGCGAATACGAAACAGATTTTATTAACTTCGTAGCATTGGGGAAAACGGCTGAAATCATGGCGCAATATGTGAATAAAGGCGATCACTTCGGAATCACTGGCCGCTTACAAATCCGCATCTGGAATAAAGACGATGGCACGAAACAATATTTCACTGAAATTGTAGTGAACAGCTTCGACTTCCCGCAGAAGAAAAAAGAGGGTGCTTCAAACAATCAATATGCTAACAATAATGCACCGGCACCGATGGAAGTTACTGAATCGGATTTACCTTTCTAG